One window of Paludibacter propionicigenes WB4 genomic DNA carries:
- a CDS encoding Acg family FMN-binding oxidoreductase codes for MKAPKLIFIMMLSMWGLFCSCSVGSHGQRSLEPNGKNDVYQMLYFASLAGSSHNSQPWRVEVYNNSIIRLYADITRALAVVDPDHRELFISLGAFIENLTLSAGSLGYDCKLILADNYSKAKPVAEIVLNKASATPYNLKLIETRMTLRTPFDTNAIKENDVRRLTKPDAERIHFFEASDGEGKFIAQQTIEAYTQQAYNKAAQDELANWLRFSNKEVDAKRDGLTTAGMQITGISGFFVRHFMKPQDSKKESFIKAGIDKTKKQALSCGGWIVITSSGNTVAGWINTGRLYQQIHLTCTELGLGFQPMNQAVEERNYKTQVVKRLGIKDELVFIARVGYVSVVPAPVSPRRSVADFTRFIIR; via the coding sequence ATGAAAGCACCAAAACTTATCTTTATAATGATGTTGTCGATGTGGGGTCTCTTTTGCTCCTGTTCTGTTGGATCTCATGGCCAGCGATCTTTGGAGCCTAATGGTAAAAATGATGTCTATCAAATGCTCTATTTTGCATCGCTGGCCGGCAGTTCGCATAATTCGCAACCCTGGCGGGTAGAGGTTTATAATAATAGTATTATCCGCTTGTATGCCGATATTACGCGGGCTTTGGCAGTGGTTGATCCCGACCACAGAGAACTTTTTATTTCGTTGGGTGCTTTTATTGAAAATCTGACTTTGTCCGCCGGTAGTTTAGGGTATGACTGCAAGCTTATTCTTGCTGATAATTATTCCAAGGCTAAGCCGGTGGCTGAAATAGTCCTGAATAAAGCTTCAGCAACACCCTACAACCTGAAGCTGATAGAAACTCGTATGACACTGCGCACTCCATTTGATACGAACGCTATTAAAGAAAATGATGTAAGACGATTGACTAAACCCGACGCCGAACGGATTCATTTTTTCGAAGCCTCCGATGGCGAAGGAAAATTCATTGCGCAACAAACAATTGAAGCTTACACGCAGCAGGCTTATAATAAAGCAGCTCAGGATGAGCTGGCCAACTGGTTGCGGTTTTCGAACAAAGAAGTGGATGCAAAAAGAGACGGGCTTACTACTGCCGGCATGCAGATAACAGGCATAAGCGGCTTTTTTGTTCGTCATTTTATGAAGCCGCAAGATTCAAAAAAGGAATCGTTTATCAAAGCCGGGATAGATAAAACCAAAAAGCAGGCTTTGAGTTGCGGCGGTTGGATAGTGATTACCAGCAGCGGAAATACGGTTGCCGGCTGGATAAATACAGGACGGTTATACCAACAAATTCATTTGACCTGCACGGAACTGGGACTTGGATTTCAACCCATGAATCAGGCTGTAGAAGAACGCAATTATAAAACTCAGGTTGTAAAGCGTTTGGGAATAAAAGATGAATTGGTTTTCATTGCTCGTGTTGGATACGTATCTGTCGTTCCGGCTCCAGTCAGTCCGCGCAGATCAGTGGCGGACTTCACCCGGTTCATCATTCGGTAA
- a CDS encoding Crp/Fnr family transcriptional regulator, whose amino-acid sequence MMNFELTKRYFQKYTSFSENEWKTISSYIHFKTIARGEILLQQDHICKSIYLILSGALIYYKITDKGEEATTDFAFEGDWVTDNRSRLSETPAHLNIKAWEDTEVAFIQQKDLEVLFNEVPRMERLGRILVEGAYVKLVQRSVDLQILSAEERYQKLSAEYPQAFLRLPLYHLANYLGIAPKSLSRIRNKK is encoded by the coding sequence ATGATGAACTTTGAATTAACAAAGCGATATTTTCAAAAGTATACTTCCTTTTCTGAAAATGAGTGGAAAACTATATCATCATATATTCACTTTAAAACGATTGCAAGGGGAGAAATTTTACTTCAACAAGATCATATCTGCAAATCAATTTATTTGATACTCTCCGGAGCGCTCATCTATTATAAAATAACAGATAAAGGCGAGGAAGCCACCACCGACTTTGCTTTTGAAGGAGATTGGGTAACCGATAACCGAAGCCGGCTGAGTGAAACTCCGGCACATTTGAATATCAAAGCATGGGAAGATACTGAAGTGGCATTTATACAACAAAAGGATTTGGAGGTCTTATTTAATGAAGTTCCCCGAATGGAACGCTTGGGACGTATACTGGTTGAAGGTGCTTATGTGAAACTGGTACAACGCAGTGTCGATCTACAAATCTTATCGGCTGAAGAGCGATACCAAAAACTGTCGGCAGAATACCCACAAGCATTTTTACGTTTACCGCTCTATCATCTGGCCAACTATCTGGGAATTGCACCTAAATCACTTAGCCGTATCCGCAATAAAAAATAG